The following are encoded together in the Thermosipho japonicus genome:
- a CDS encoding ATP-binding cassette domain-containing protein → MVKVESLTRTYKIADNKEGNFFVRLFNPRFKTITALENVSFSISKGEKVAVLGLNGSGKSTLFKILTGIIPPSSGGCKCMGYDPFSDRKRYVKNIGVLFGQKSLLIPELTVYDSLKLYKAVYQLNEKQLDKRLKVFDEYFGIEKLLNRIVRTLSLGERMKAEILMASIHDPSIFFFDEPTIGLDVNAKSAFKEFLLNYPFGSEKTVFIITHEFYVIKDFCTRILLLDNGKLKLDIETKHLKNKFGYKNLVIDFEGKPTKTIVENIRLFGYPIEIERNSVKIKVPYENKEEIEEIKRKILMYSNVVSFRIEEMSYEEIINWLVGEFC, encoded by the coding sequence TTGGTAAAGGTTGAATCTTTGACAAGAACATATAAAATTGCAGACAATAAAGAGGGAAATTTTTTTGTAAGGTTATTCAATCCTCGATTTAAAACTATCACAGCTTTGGAAAACGTTAGTTTTTCAATTTCTAAAGGTGAAAAGGTTGCAGTTTTGGGTTTAAATGGTAGTGGAAAATCAACGCTTTTTAAGATATTAACTGGGATCATACCGCCTTCTTCGGGGGGTTGTAAATGTATGGGGTATGATCCTTTTTCAGATAGAAAAAGGTATGTAAAAAACATTGGTGTTCTTTTTGGTCAAAAATCTCTTCTTATTCCAGAACTTACCGTTTATGATAGCCTAAAATTATATAAAGCTGTATATCAATTAAATGAAAAGCAACTTGACAAGCGTTTAAAAGTTTTTGATGAATATTTTGGAATAGAAAAGTTATTAAACAGGATAGTTAGAACACTCTCTCTTGGTGAGAGAATGAAGGCAGAAATACTTATGGCATCAATTCATGATCCTTCCATCTTTTTCTTTGATGAGCCTACCATAGGACTTGACGTAAATGCAAAGAGCGCTTTTAAGGAGTTCCTGTTAAATTACCCATTTGGATCTGAAAAGACGGTATTTATAATAACACATGAATTTTATGTGATAAAAGATTTTTGCACCAGAATTTTGCTGCTAGATAATGGAAAATTAAAATTAGATATTGAAACAAAACATTTAAAAAATAAATTTGGATACAAGAACCTTGTTATTGATTTTGAAGGAAAACCAACTAAAACTATAGTTGAAAATATCAGATTATTTGGATATCCCATAGAGATTGAAAGAAATAGTGTTAAAATAAAAGTTCCATATGAGAATAAAGAGGAAATAGAAGAGATAAAAAGAAAGATTTTGATGTATTCAAATGTTGTGTCTTTCAGAATTGAGGAAATGAGTTATGAAGAAATTATAAATTGGCTTGTGGGGGAATTCTGTTGA
- a CDS encoding DUF1385 domain-containing protein, which translates to MKVGGQAIIEGVLMMGKKIVIAVRNEKGEIVKEELGKIKNKKVLKIPFVRGLFSLFYSMYFGLKGLDRSAEIATGEEMKKSETFFSIFIAIVVGIGLFVMLPVFLTGLLGVKDDEFLFSLVDGFIRLGLFLLYVWIISFMKDVKRVFQYHGSEHKTIHAYENGDELTVENVKKYSTIHPRCGTNFVMIFLIVAIILFSIFGIYRPLSWVERIVIRIVLIPVVASVSYELLKLFDKFPFLRFLSFPGLLLQKLTTAEPDEKQIEVAIESLKFALEGEEPDEDVEYVG; encoded by the coding sequence ATGAAAGTCGGAGGTCAAGCAATCATTGAAGGTGTTTTGATGATGGGTAAAAAGATTGTAATTGCTGTAAGAAATGAAAAAGGAGAAATTGTAAAAGAAGAACTTGGAAAGATAAAAAATAAAAAAGTTTTGAAAATACCATTTGTAAGGGGACTTTTTAGTCTTTTTTATTCTATGTATTTTGGTCTAAAAGGTCTTGATAGGTCTGCAGAGATTGCAACAGGAGAAGAAATGAAAAAATCTGAAACATTTTTTTCAATTTTTATAGCAATAGTAGTTGGTATTGGATTGTTTGTAATGCTACCGGTGTTTTTAACAGGTCTTTTGGGGGTAAAAGATGATGAATTTTTATTTTCTTTGGTGGATGGGTTTATAAGACTCGGACTGTTTTTGTTGTATGTTTGGATAATTTCATTTATGAAAGATGTAAAAAGAGTATTTCAATATCACGGTTCAGAGCATAAAACCATTCATGCGTATGAAAACGGTGATGAATTAACTGTTGAAAATGTTAAAAAATATTCAACCATTCATCCAAGATGTGGAACAAATTTTGTAATGATCTTTTTAATAGTTGCTATAATTCTTTTTAGTATTTTCGGGATTTATCGTCCACTTTCTTGGGTTGAGAGGATAGTAATTAGAATAGTTTTAATACCTGTTGTGGCATCTGTTTCATATGAACTTTTAAAATTATTTGATAAATTTCCATTTTTAAGATTTTTGTCCTTTCCAGGTCTACTTCTTCAAAAACTTACTACAGCTGAACCTGATGAAAAGCAAATAGAGGTTGCTATAGAATCGTTAAAATTTGCCCTTGAAGGAGAAGAACCAGATGAAGATGTAGAGTACGTTGGATAG
- a CDS encoding stage V sporulation protein S: METLKVSSKSNPNKVAGAIVGSLNKNEKLEIQAIGAGAVNQASKALAVARRFLSEEGKDLYAVPGFIEVEIDGETRTGISFKVYLTKKAE; the protein is encoded by the coding sequence ATGGAAACACTTAAGGTTAGCTCAAAATCTAATCCTAACAAGGTAGCAGGTGCTATTGTTGGATCTCTAAACAAGAATGAAAAACTTGAGATCCAAGCTATAGGTGCTGGAGCTGTTAATCAAGCTTCAAAAGCTCTGGCAGTAGCAAGAAGGTTTTTATCAGAAGAAGGTAAAGATTTATATGCCGTTCCAGGATTTATTGAAGTAGAGATCGATGGTGAAACAAGAACAGGAATTTCTTTTAAAGTATATTTAACAAAGAAGGCGGAATAA
- a CDS encoding PolC-type DNA polymerase III: protein MKYVFPNLNIPITKLSEYFNLELSGEIVKIVYDTKSQSLTFYLNEAIGDLEILSEKLKMFFGVDVFLEYSLPEINKEKILNMLNGNAPYVKDVEFLENEIVIKAFGEFAAKKIESKLKRIESLTKKNVRVEIIEEEISFTPPKVESSLKTFEDGKIKYYFPSTISMNAKGVFLRGKVFKIEKSEYGYPVLSIYVTDNKDSILAKVFENVNKIETLVSVNNWYYFKGSMSVDRNGEFYFSVKEIYEDPEPIERKDLSQEKRVPLHVHSKMSDLDAIIDIKEFVKRAKEWGWKAVAITDHGNVQSIPYLYEEAKSNEIKPIFGTEMYFLNEPGDIVKNLDKDYVIKDCVYTVFDLETTGTNARFDEIIEFGAVKYKDGKIIDTFKSFVKPSKDINEFTQKLTGITNDMLKDAPGIEEVFPKFLEFIEGTVLVAHNADFDYGFIREVYRKMYDKDFIMPYLDTLKLSRVVLKGKVKSFGLGKLVEYFKLGPFKHHRAFEDASVTAELFGKLIEILGKMGINSLNDINKLKAGTSISSIRTKRVFNHITILVKDKIGLKNLYKLVSDAHVKYFKYVPFVPKNVLKEYKEGLIFGTGCEQGEIFEALKGSATDEEIIELLKEYDYVEIFPLSTIVSVNKEQAKEIFKRLYFLAKRLKMPVVMVDNAHYLEPEDIKARHVLLSPKEKSNPHDEDLRDKDAQLYLRTTDELLKEAMEIFEDEKIAREIVIENPNKIADMIEDIAPVKKKLHPPIIDGAEENVRNLSLKRAKELYGDPLPDVIEKRLEKELKSIIDNGYAVLYEIAHLIVKKANEDGYVVGSRGSVGSSFVAYLMGITEVNPLPPHYICPNCKYLEFSKKVGSGYDLPDKLCPKCGTKLNKTGQDIPFEVFMGFKGDKVPDIDLNFSGEYQERAHNYIVELFGKDNVLRAGTISTIAERSAIGYVRSYVELKDETLNTAEQVRLAEKVAGVKRTTGQHPGGLMIVPKDMTVYDFTPIQYPANKKDSEMCTTHFAYESIHDDLVKLDALGHDDPTMIKLLYEYTGVDPTTVPMDDKETLEIFSSLKPLKVRASDLGMDVGTIGIPEFGTDFVQEMLKETRPKSFAELVRISGLSHGTDVWLNNAQDIIRSGKATLSEVISCRDDIMIYLIKAGVEESTAFKIMEKVRKGKGITKEEEDLMREHNVPEWFIESCKKIKYLFPKAHAVAYVSMAFRIAYFKVHFPLAYYAAFFSIKGDEFSIEIILKGPNAIKKRLTELSVKMKKDVKEKNEEKVLEAALEMYLRGFSFLPPDILKSDYRRFLIEDNKLRIPLNRIPGVGDSVAYSIVQAREEKEFTSIEDLKKRTKLSKAHITTMKKLKILNNLPETDQSSLFDF, encoded by the coding sequence ATGAAATATGTTTTTCCAAATTTGAATATCCCTATTACAAAACTTTCAGAATATTTTAATCTGGAACTTTCCGGTGAGATTGTAAAAATTGTATACGATACAAAATCTCAATCGCTTACTTTTTACTTAAATGAAGCGATTGGAGATTTAGAAATTTTAAGTGAGAAGTTGAAGATGTTTTTTGGAGTCGATGTGTTTTTAGAATATAGTTTGCCTGAGATAAATAAAGAGAAAATATTGAACATGCTTAATGGTAATGCTCCTTATGTAAAAGATGTTGAATTTCTTGAAAATGAAATAGTTATTAAAGCCTTTGGTGAATTTGCAGCTAAAAAAATAGAAAGTAAATTAAAAAGAATTGAAAGTTTAACTAAAAAGAATGTTAGAGTAGAAATAATTGAAGAGGAAATAAGTTTTACTCCTCCAAAAGTAGAAAGTTCTTTGAAAACATTTGAAGATGGAAAAATAAAATATTATTTTCCATCAACTATTTCAATGAATGCAAAGGGAGTTTTCTTAAGAGGAAAGGTTTTTAAAATTGAAAAGTCCGAATATGGATATCCGGTATTAAGTATATATGTTACAGATAACAAAGATTCCATACTTGCAAAAGTATTTGAGAATGTAAATAAAATAGAGACCTTGGTTTCCGTAAATAATTGGTATTATTTTAAGGGATCGATGAGCGTTGATAGAAATGGGGAGTTTTATTTTTCTGTTAAAGAAATTTACGAAGATCCAGAGCCAATTGAGAGAAAAGATTTATCACAAGAAAAGAGAGTGCCCTTGCATGTTCATTCAAAAATGAGTGATTTAGATGCAATTATAGATATAAAGGAATTTGTAAAAAGAGCAAAAGAATGGGGTTGGAAGGCAGTTGCTATAACGGATCATGGAAATGTACAGTCTATACCATATTTATATGAAGAAGCTAAATCCAACGAGATAAAACCCATATTTGGAACTGAAATGTACTTTCTTAATGAACCAGGAGATATTGTAAAGAATTTAGACAAAGATTATGTGATTAAGGATTGTGTTTATACAGTCTTCGACCTTGAAACAACAGGTACAAACGCACGATTCGATGAGATAATTGAATTTGGTGCAGTAAAGTACAAAGATGGAAAAATTATTGATACCTTTAAAAGTTTTGTAAAACCAAGCAAAGATATAAATGAATTTACCCAAAAACTTACTGGAATAACAAATGATATGTTAAAAGATGCACCAGGTATAGAAGAAGTTTTTCCAAAATTTTTGGAATTTATAGAAGGTACTGTTCTTGTTGCACATAATGCAGACTTTGACTATGGATTTATTAGGGAAGTTTACAGGAAAATGTACGATAAAGATTTTATAATGCCTTATCTTGATACATTGAAACTTTCAAGGGTAGTTTTGAAAGGGAAGGTTAAGTCTTTCGGCCTCGGAAAACTTGTTGAATATTTCAAACTTGGACCATTTAAGCATCACAGAGCTTTTGAGGATGCAAGTGTGACTGCAGAACTTTTTGGTAAATTAATTGAAATATTAGGTAAGATGGGAATAAATAGTTTAAATGATATAAATAAACTAAAAGCAGGTACTTCTATTTCCAGTATAAGGACAAAGAGAGTATTTAATCACATAACTATCTTAGTTAAAGACAAAATAGGATTGAAAAATTTGTATAAATTAGTTTCAGATGCACATGTAAAATATTTCAAATATGTGCCTTTTGTTCCAAAGAATGTTTTAAAAGAATATAAAGAAGGGTTGATATTTGGTACAGGCTGTGAGCAGGGAGAAATTTTTGAAGCATTAAAGGGTTCTGCAACCGATGAGGAAATAATTGAGCTTTTAAAAGAGTATGATTATGTTGAGATTTTCCCGCTTAGTACTATTGTTTCAGTAAATAAAGAACAGGCAAAGGAGATATTTAAAAGGCTTTATTTCCTTGCAAAAAGGTTAAAAATGCCCGTTGTAATGGTTGATAACGCTCATTATTTAGAACCAGAAGATATAAAGGCAAGGCATGTTTTACTTTCGCCGAAGGAAAAAAGTAATCCACATGATGAAGATCTACGCGATAAAGATGCACAGCTTTATCTTAGAACTACTGATGAATTACTAAAAGAGGCAATGGAAATATTTGAAGACGAAAAAATTGCTAGAGAAATAGTTATAGAAAATCCAAATAAAATTGCAGATATGATTGAAGATATTGCGCCGGTAAAGAAAAAGCTCCATCCACCAATAATTGATGGCGCAGAAGAGAATGTTAGAAATTTATCTCTAAAGAGAGCCAAAGAGCTTTATGGTGATCCACTTCCAGATGTTATTGAAAAAAGGCTTGAAAAGGAACTTAAAAGTATAATTGATAACGGTTATGCAGTTTTGTATGAAATCGCACATCTTATAGTAAAAAAGGCAAATGAAGATGGTTATGTTGTTGGTTCTAGGGGTTCTGTTGGTTCTTCATTTGTTGCATACCTTATGGGTATAACGGAAGTTAATCCACTTCCGCCGCACTATATTTGTCCAAACTGCAAATACCTTGAATTTTCAAAGAAAGTTGGTTCAGGTTATGATTTGCCTGATAAATTGTGCCCAAAATGTGGAACAAAATTAAATAAAACAGGTCAAGATATTCCTTTTGAAGTTTTTATGGGATTTAAAGGTGATAAGGTTCCGGATATAGATTTGAATTTTTCTGGTGAGTATCAAGAAAGGGCGCACAACTATATTGTTGAGTTATTTGGAAAAGATAACGTTCTTAGGGCTGGAACAATCAGTACAATTGCCGAAAGAAGTGCAATTGGTTATGTTAGAAGTTATGTGGAGTTAAAAGATGAAACTTTAAATACAGCGGAACAAGTAAGGCTGGCAGAAAAGGTTGCAGGGGTAAAAAGAACAACAGGTCAGCATCCTGGAGGTCTAATGATCGTTCCGAAGGATATGACCGTATATGATTTTACTCCAATCCAGTATCCAGCAAACAAGAAAGATTCTGAAATGTGTACAACTCATTTTGCATATGAATCAATACATGATGATTTGGTAAAACTTGATGCACTAGGGCACGATGATCCTACAATGATTAAACTTTTATATGAGTATACGGGAGTAGATCCCACCACAGTTCCTATGGATGATAAGGAAACGTTGGAAATTTTTTCGTCTTTAAAGCCTTTAAAAGTAAGAGCATCTGATTTAGGAATGGATGTTGGTACTATTGGAATTCCTGAATTTGGTACCGATTTTGTCCAGGAAATGCTTAAAGAAACAAGGCCAAAATCATTTGCAGAGCTTGTTAGAATTTCAGGGCTTTCACACGGTACCGATGTTTGGCTTAATAATGCGCAAGATATAATTAGGTCCGGAAAAGCAACACTTTCAGAAGTTATTTCTTGTCGTGATGACATAATGATTTACCTTATAAAAGCAGGGGTTGAAGAATCAACGGCCTTTAAGATAATGGAGAAGGTTAGAAAAGGAAAAGGTATTACAAAAGAAGAAGAGGATTTGATGAGAGAGCATAATGTACCAGAATGGTTTATAGAATCTTGTAAAAAGATAAAATATCTTTTCCCTAAGGCTCATGCTGTTGCGTATGTTAGTATGGCATTTAGAATTGCTTACTTTAAAGTACATTTTCCGCTTGCATATTATGCAGCGTTCTTCTCTATTAAGGGAGATGAATTTTCCATTGAAATAATTTTGAAAGGTCCAAATGCTATAAAAAAGAGATTAACTGAACTTAGTGTAAAAATGAAAAAAGATGTAAAGGAAAAGAACGAAGAAAAAGTACTTGAAGCAGCTTTAGAAATGTATTTAAGAGGTTTTTCATTTTTGCCTCCAGATATATTAAAGAGTGATTACAGAAGGTTTTTAATTGAAGATAATAAACTAAGGATTCCTTTAAACAGAATTCCAGGTGTTGGAGATAGTGTTGCATATTCAATTGTTCAAGCAAGAGAAGAAAAAGAATTTACTTCAATAGAGGATTTGAAAAAGAGAACAAAATTAAGTAAAGCACATATAACTACTATGAAAAAATTGAAGATATTAAATAACTTACCTGAAACAGACCAGTCATCGTTGTTTGATTTCTAA
- the ruvC gene encoding crossover junction endodeoxyribonuclease RuvC translates to MRIIGVDPGYGILGYGILEKNKNRISHVTHGVITTEKDVPMYKRLGYIYDRFVELLEEYSPDACAIESLFFYKNVKTAIHVGEARGVILLASSQRNIPLYEFTPYQVKNNVTGYGRADKKQVQKMVKMLLNLNDIPKPDDAADALAVAWCLAVEIRA, encoded by the coding sequence TTGAGAATAATAGGTGTTGATCCGGGATATGGTATACTTGGATATGGGATCCTAGAAAAGAATAAAAACAGAATTTCACATGTCACGCATGGGGTTATAACCACTGAAAAAGATGTTCCAATGTATAAGAGATTGGGGTATATATATGATAGATTTGTGGAGCTATTGGAAGAATATTCCCCAGATGCTTGTGCAATTGAAAGCTTGTTTTTCTACAAAAATGTAAAGACAGCCATCCATGTAGGAGAAGCTCGTGGAGTAATTCTTCTGGCCTCTTCGCAAAGGAACATTCCTTTGTACGAGTTTACGCCTTATCAGGTAAAGAATAACGTTACCGGATATGGAAGAGCAGATAAGAAACAAGTTCAAAAGATGGTTAAAATGCTTTTAAATTTAAATGATATTCCAAAACCCGATGATGCCGCCGATGCATTGGCAGTTGCTTGGTGCCTTGCAGTTGAAATAAGAGCATAG
- a CDS encoding MFS transporter — protein sequence MELWGAIFHFFADFFNAFVKPLAPHFIDKLGIDNKTFASFIALLGGITSIFQVFFGMYFDKIKRDGIYITIIVVLEVFLVSFLGIVKSSILFFSLVVAIRLLNSMFHPLGASFAGRRSKGKHVALFSVAGTLGAGIAPVFITFYQEKIGIEKLYFLTLFFIPVLLLLSLKIFNYEKPVEAKKLSFKGDIFKLWPIFLIVSSRSFSMDIFHTYIPIYMNEVGKSLVVGGSILTFGMMFGVFTNFFGTIVLEKTNDKFTNTIGFVGMGIFGLLFVFVPNLWLKVISFILFDGFSFFTMSSNIVSAQKLLPNNKALASGISMGFSWAIGSFLSSGYAAIFGNNTIFMFLSASVFPLLTILIYNFGVKNK from the coding sequence ATGGAGTTGTGGGGAGCAATATTTCACTTTTTTGCAGATTTTTTTAATGCTTTTGTAAAACCTCTTGCCCCTCATTTTATTGACAAATTAGGAATTGATAACAAAACATTTGCAAGCTTTATAGCTTTACTTGGTGGTATTACTTCTATATTTCAAGTGTTTTTTGGTATGTATTTTGATAAAATAAAAAGAGATGGTATTTATATAACTATAATTGTTGTATTAGAAGTGTTTTTGGTATCTTTTTTGGGAATTGTAAAATCATCTATTTTATTTTTCTCTCTTGTGGTTGCCATTAGGCTTTTAAATTCTATGTTTCATCCTCTGGGTGCAAGCTTTGCTGGAAGACGTTCTAAAGGGAAGCATGTTGCCTTATTTTCAGTTGCAGGAACATTAGGTGCCGGTATAGCACCAGTCTTTATAACTTTTTATCAAGAAAAAATAGGAATTGAAAAACTATACTTTTTAACGTTATTTTTTATTCCAGTTCTTTTACTTCTTTCCCTCAAGATATTTAACTATGAAAAACCAGTTGAAGCAAAAAAATTAAGTTTTAAAGGTGATATATTCAAACTTTGGCCTATTTTTCTAATAGTTTCATCAAGAAGTTTTTCTATGGATATATTTCATACATATATTCCAATTTATATGAATGAGGTTGGAAAGTCTTTAGTAGTAGGTGGTTCAATATTAACATTTGGAATGATGTTTGGAGTTTTTACTAATTTCTTTGGTACAATTGTACTTGAAAAAACTAATGATAAATTTACCAATACTATTGGTTTTGTAGGAATGGGAATATTTGGACTGTTGTTCGTATTTGTACCTAATTTGTGGTTAAAAGTAATTTCTTTTATCTTGTTTGATGGCTTTAGCTTTTTTACAATGTCTTCTAACATTGTTTCGGCTCAAAAACTTTTACCAAATAATAAGGCTCTTGCATCTGGAATTTCAATGGGATTTTCTTGGGCAATAGGAAGTTTCCTTTCAAGTGGTTATGCAGCGATATTCGGTAATAACACAATATTCATGTTTTTGAGTGCAAGTGTTTTTCCGCTATTAACTATATTAATATATAATTTTGGAGTGAAAAACAAATAA
- the rplU gene encoding 50S ribosomal protein L21, which produces MYAIVESGGKQFRVEPGKVFFTERVVGKGEGEEVKLDKVLMVKTDDGKVLVGKPYLDNVEIKGTIVEHGRARKVVVGKFRPRKNYRRIKGHRQWYTAIKVEEIQVK; this is translated from the coding sequence GTGTACGCTATTGTTGAAAGCGGTGGAAAACAGTTTCGTGTTGAACCAGGAAAAGTCTTTTTCACTGAAAGAGTTGTCGGTAAAGGTGAAGGAGAAGAAGTCAAACTTGACAAAGTCCTTATGGTAAAAACAGATGATGGAAAAGTTTTAGTTGGAAAACCATATCTTGACAATGTAGAAATTAAAGGAACTATTGTTGAACACGGCAGAGCAAGAAAAGTTGTAGTTGGAAAATTTAGACCAAGAAAGAACTATAGAAGAATAAAAGGTCACAGACAATGGTACACCGCAATTAAAGTAGAAGAAATCCAAGTAAAATGA
- a CDS encoding ribosomal-processing cysteine protease Prp — protein MITCKFFKENGFFEKFLITGHSMYAQKGKDIVCAAVSVIAQHTARYLLKNGASVKIKDGYLDVKNISHDNTSQIFVNELIDTLKDLEEQYPKYLKLEVSNDEN, from the coding sequence ATGATTACGTGTAAATTTTTTAAAGAAAACGGGTTTTTTGAAAAGTTTTTAATAACAGGACATTCAATGTATGCTCAAAAAGGTAAAGATATTGTTTGTGCAGCAGTAAGTGTTATTGCTCAGCACACGGCAAGATATCTGTTAAAAAATGGAGCATCTGTCAAAATAAAAGATGGATATTTAGATGTAAAAAATATTTCGCACGATAATACTTCCCAAATATTTGTAAACGAATTAATTGATACCTTAAAAGATTTAGAGGAACAATACCCAAAATACCTTAAACTGGAGGTGAGCAATGATGAAAATTAA
- the rpmA gene encoding 50S ribosomal protein L27: MKINIQLFAKSSTAKNGRDSNPKYLGVKRGDGQKVLAGTIIVRQRGTKFWPGKNVGMGRDFTLFALKDGVVKFEVRNNRKYVSVYEEK; this comes from the coding sequence ATGAAAATTAACATACAGCTTTTCGCAAAAAGCAGTACTGCCAAAAATGGACGCGACAGCAATCCTAAATATCTTGGAGTTAAAAGAGGCGACGGTCAAAAGGTCTTAGCTGGCACTATTATTGTCAGACAAAGAGGAACAAAATTCTGGCCAGGTAAAAATGTTGGTATGGGAAGAGACTTCACTCTATTTGCACTCAAAGATGGTGTAGTTAAATTTGAAGTTAGAAACAACAGAAAATACGTAAGCGTATATGAAGAAAAATAA
- a CDS encoding ECF transporter S component, translating to MLNAKKVAIIGVFAALAFVVMYIEIPIFPAVNFLKYDPSDILVLLTAFIYSPTVGVIVLAIKDILFFIFKSQDIVGIAMNFAAGALFIVPAAIIYGKKNRFREILGYIIGTVAATGGMALLNMIVVPYYWKIPLEEVFKLLPWIIGFNAIKFSIDSVINGIIHRRVKNILEPDEARI from the coding sequence ATGCTTAACGCCAAAAAAGTGGCAATTATAGGGGTGTTTGCTGCACTTGCATTTGTAGTAATGTATATTGAAATACCAATATTTCCAGCAGTTAACTTTTTAAAATATGATCCTAGCGATATTTTAGTATTATTAACTGCTTTTATATATTCTCCAACTGTTGGAGTAATAGTGCTAGCAATAAAAGATATTTTGTTTTTCATATTTAAATCACAAGATATAGTCGGAATTGCTATGAATTTTGCAGCCGGAGCTTTGTTTATCGTTCCTGCTGCAATAATATATGGAAAAAAGAACAGATTCAGAGAAATATTAGGCTACATAATTGGTACTGTCGCTGCAACTGGTGGAATGGCACTTTTGAATATGATAGTAGTTCCATATTATTGGAAAATTCCTTTGGAAGAAGTATTTAAACTTCTGCCATGGATTATTGGCTTTAATGCAATTAAATTTTCTATAGATTCAGTAATAAATGGAATAATTCATAGACGCGTTAAAAACATTTTAGAACCAGATGAAGCGAGAATATAA
- the rplM gene encoding 50S ribosomal protein L13 — MARTLPIQKTTLLKKEEVKKDWYLINAEGQTLGRLATRIALVLMGKNKPNWTPHVDCGNFVVVINADKIKLTGKKWDQKIYYRHSGYPGGIKEFTARQLQQRNPEKLIQLAVKRMLPKTILGRKALKRLKIYAGSEHPHSAQKPIELNF; from the coding sequence ATGGCAAGAACGTTGCCTATACAAAAAACAACTTTATTAAAGAAAGAAGAAGTAAAAAAAGATTGGTACTTAATAAATGCAGAAGGTCAAACACTTGGTAGACTTGCAACAAGAATTGCTCTTGTTCTTATGGGAAAAAATAAACCAAACTGGACTCCACATGTCGACTGTGGAAATTTTGTCGTTGTAATCAATGCTGACAAAATTAAATTAACTGGTAAGAAATGGGATCAAAAAATCTACTACAGACACTCTGGTTATCCTGGAGGAATTAAAGAATTTACAGCAAGACAACTTCAACAAAGAAACCCAGAAAAACTCATTCAACTTGCTGTTAAAAGAATGCTTCCAAAAACGATTCTTGGAAGAAAAGCATTAAAAAGACTTAAAATATATGCAGGTTCAGAACATCCACATAGCGCACAAAAACCAATTGAATTGAATTTTTAA
- the rpsI gene encoding 30S ribosomal protein S9, whose translation MAEYYMGTGRRKTSVARVYLKEGNGKVTVNDKEYEDLNGYLENSVWTLHALEPLKVTGLEGSFDLFIRVQGGGKSGQAGAIRLGIARALLQYNPDLRPTLKEKGLLTRDPRMVERKKYGLRKARRAPQFSKR comes from the coding sequence ATGGCTGAATACTACATGGGTACTGGAAGAAGGAAAACATCAGTTGCAAGGGTATATTTAAAAGAAGGTAATGGAAAAGTTACAGTTAATGATAAAGAATATGAAGATTTAAATGGTTACCTTGAAAATTCAGTTTGGACTCTTCATGCTCTTGAGCCATTAAAAGTAACCGGCCTTGAAGGTTCTTTTGATCTCTTTATAAGAGTTCAAGGCGGAGGAAAATCTGGACAAGCAGGCGCTATAAGACTTGGTATTGCACGTGCATTACTTCAATACAATCCTGACCTCAGACCTACATTGAAGGAAAAAGGCCTTCTCACAAGAGACCCAAGAATGGTCGAAAGGAAAAAATACGGTCTCAGAAAAGCAAGACGTGCACCTCAATTCTCCAAACGTTAA